From Bordetella flabilis, the proteins below share one genomic window:
- a CDS encoding YhbY family RNA-binding protein, which produces MPILEITSRDRSTLRSAAHALRPVVLIGDKGLSDAVLKEIDANLTSHGLIKVRAGGEDRETREQLLASICDTLSCAPVHHLGKILILYRPQPGMPSLLAPATDAKPPKRKASDPYIPKKLAAEGKAPRKPARAPRKTEDSPIESRPARVPLNKSGKPARPATRKAAAPAHGIPRRSGSALSLRAGARTAQQRPARKTTKR; this is translated from the coding sequence ATGCCTATATTAGAAATCACATCCCGCGATCGCAGTACGCTGCGGTCCGCCGCCCACGCCTTGCGTCCCGTCGTCCTGATTGGCGATAAAGGCTTGTCGGACGCGGTCCTGAAGGAAATCGACGCCAACCTGACCTCGCATGGGCTGATCAAGGTCCGCGCCGGCGGGGAAGACCGCGAAACCCGGGAGCAGCTGCTTGCATCGATCTGCGACACGTTGTCCTGCGCCCCGGTGCATCACCTCGGCAAGATACTGATCCTGTACCGGCCGCAGCCCGGAATGCCTTCCCTGCTGGCACCGGCCACGGACGCCAAGCCGCCGAAGCGCAAGGCATCCGACCCCTATATTCCCAAAAAACTGGCCGCCGAAGGCAAGGCCCCGCGCAAGCCGGCTCGCGCGCCACGCAAGACGGAAGACTCGCCGATCGAAAGCCGCCCGGCACGCGTGCCCCTGAACAAATCCGGCAAGCCGGCTCGGCCGGCCACGCGCAAGGCCGCCGCGCCGGCGCATGGTATTCCGCGCCGCTCCGGTAGCGCGCTCAGCCTGCGCGCTGGCGCCCGCACAGCGCAGCAGCGCCCGGCGCGCAAGACAACCAAGCGCTGA
- the greA gene encoding transcription elongation factor GreA — MSAIPLTVHGAERLRQELHQLKTVERPAVINAIAEARAQGDLSENAEYDAARERQGFIEARISELEATLSNAHVINPLELDADGRAVFGATVEIEDLDSGDRVVYQIVGDVEADIRANRISVSSPVARALIGKTEGDVVQVQAPSGLREYEVISVRYL; from the coding sequence ATGTCAGCCATTCCGTTGACGGTGCACGGGGCCGAGCGCCTTCGGCAAGAACTGCACCAACTCAAGACTGTTGAGCGTCCTGCCGTGATCAACGCCATCGCGGAAGCGCGTGCTCAGGGCGATTTGTCCGAAAACGCCGAATACGATGCCGCGCGCGAGCGCCAGGGCTTCATCGAGGCGCGCATCAGCGAGCTGGAAGCGACGCTGTCCAACGCCCATGTGATCAATCCGCTGGAACTGGATGCCGATGGCCGTGCCGTCTTCGGGGCGACCGTGGAAATCGAGGACCTGGATTCGGGCGACCGCGTGGTCTACCAGATCGTCGGCGACGTGGAAGCAGACATCCGTGCGAACCGGATTTCGGTGTCCAGTCCCGTTGCGCGGGCCCTGATCGGCAAAACCGAAGGGGACGTCGTCCAGGTGCAGGCGCCTTCCGGCCTGCGCGAATACGAAGTCATCAGCGTCCGCTACCTGTAG
- a CDS encoding solute carrier family 23 protein, whose product MSGSYFPRWRLVREMSADAVMATDERLPWPKTAAMGLQHVVAMFGSTVLAPLLMGFDPNVAILMSGVGSLIFFVFVGGRVPSYLGSSFAFIGGVIAVTGYAGTGPNPNIGVALGGIVLCGLAYAIVGILVWVAGARSGGGAPWIEALMPPVVTGAVVAVIGLNLAPVAARGAMGGSGFDAAMALVTVLCVGGIAVRSRGMLQRLLILAGLVLACVIYAVCANGFGLGKPMDFSGVAQAAWLGAPHFAKPVFQASAMGLLVPVAIILVAENLGHIKAVSAMTGQDLDRYLGRAFVGDGVATMVSGAVGGTGVTTYAENIGVMAVTRIYSTVVFAVAAVIAILLGFSPKFGALIQTIPGPVLGGMSVVVFGLIAVAGARIWVVNGVDFTDNRNLIVAAVTLILGAGDFTVRLGGFALGGIGTATFGAIILYALLRPRRRN is encoded by the coding sequence ATGTCTGGTTCGTATTTTCCTCGCTGGCGGCTGGTCCGTGAGATGTCCGCGGACGCCGTCATGGCGACCGATGAACGCCTGCCGTGGCCCAAAACGGCGGCTATGGGGTTGCAGCACGTCGTGGCCATGTTCGGTTCCACCGTGCTGGCCCCGCTGCTGATGGGCTTCGATCCCAACGTCGCCATCCTGATGTCCGGCGTAGGCTCGCTGATTTTCTTCGTCTTCGTGGGCGGACGCGTGCCCAGCTACCTGGGGTCCAGTTTCGCCTTCATCGGCGGCGTGATCGCCGTAACCGGCTATGCGGGGACCGGCCCGAACCCGAACATCGGTGTCGCGCTGGGCGGCATCGTGCTGTGCGGCCTGGCTTACGCCATCGTCGGCATCCTGGTATGGGTGGCGGGCGCCCGGTCCGGCGGCGGCGCGCCGTGGATCGAGGCGCTGATGCCGCCGGTGGTAACCGGTGCCGTGGTCGCCGTGATCGGCCTCAACCTGGCGCCGGTCGCCGCGCGGGGTGCGATGGGCGGCTCCGGTTTCGACGCCGCGATGGCCCTGGTGACCGTGCTGTGCGTGGGAGGTATCGCCGTGCGGTCGCGCGGCATGCTGCAGCGGCTGCTGATCCTGGCAGGCCTGGTGCTGGCCTGCGTGATCTACGCGGTGTGCGCCAATGGATTCGGCCTGGGCAAGCCCATGGACTTTTCCGGCGTGGCCCAGGCGGCGTGGCTGGGCGCCCCGCATTTCGCCAAGCCGGTCTTCCAGGCCTCGGCCATGGGCCTGCTGGTGCCGGTCGCCATCATCCTGGTCGCGGAGAACCTCGGCCACATCAAGGCGGTGAGCGCCATGACCGGCCAGGACCTGGACCGCTATCTGGGGCGGGCGTTCGTCGGCGATGGGGTTGCCACCATGGTGTCCGGGGCCGTCGGGGGCACCGGCGTGACGACCTACGCGGAAAATATCGGCGTCATGGCCGTCACTCGTATCTACTCGACCGTGGTGTTCGCCGTCGCGGCGGTGATCGCCATCCTGCTCGGCTTCTCCCCGAAGTTCGGCGCCCTCATTCAAACCATCCCGGGGCCCGTGCTGGGCGGCATGTCGGTCGTGGTTTTCGGGCTGATCGCGGTCGCCGGTGCCCGCATCTGGGTAGTCAATGGCGTCGACTTCACCGACAACCGCAACCTTATCGTGGCGGCCGTCACGCTGATCCTCGGCGCTGGGGACTTCACGGTACGGCTGGGTGGCTTCGCCCTGGGCGGGATCGGCACCGCCACCTTTGGCGCCATCATTCTTTACGCGTTGCTGCGCCCTCGCCGGCGCAATTGA
- a CDS encoding histidine phosphatase family protein yields the protein MTEIWLIRHGETDWNRARRLQGWQDTPLNAHGINQARRLAERLERDATSGPFEAIYSSDLRRAHDTALPVAERLGLRVRSEPGLRERCYGVLEGVTMDRMDAEQPEAAAAWKSRDPDRLLDGGETLRQFHNRVVATVDDVAERHHGGRVLLFTHGGVLDIVWRHAHGIPLTHARDAALLNAGVNRVAVENRRWRVMGWGDIAHISTLAADDIVP from the coding sequence ATGACCGAAATCTGGCTGATCCGCCACGGCGAAACCGATTGGAATCGCGCCCGCCGCCTGCAAGGCTGGCAAGACACGCCGCTGAACGCCCATGGCATCAATCAGGCGCGCCGCCTGGCCGAACGACTGGAACGCGACGCCACCAGCGGCCCTTTCGAGGCGATCTACAGCAGCGATCTGCGACGCGCGCACGACACGGCACTACCGGTGGCGGAGCGGCTGGGCTTGCGGGTGCGGTCCGAGCCGGGCTTGCGCGAGCGCTGCTATGGCGTCCTGGAAGGCGTGACCATGGATCGCATGGATGCCGAACAGCCGGAAGCCGCCGCCGCGTGGAAAAGCCGGGATCCGGACCGCCTGCTGGACGGCGGCGAAACCCTGCGCCAGTTCCATAACCGGGTGGTGGCCACCGTCGACGATGTGGCCGAGCGCCATCACGGCGGGCGCGTCCTGCTGTTCACCCACGGCGGCGTGCTGGATATCGTTTGGCGGCACGCCCATGGGATCCCCCTGACGCATGCGCGCGATGCCGCGCTGCTTAACGCCGGCGTGAACCGGGTCGCCGTGGAGAACCGCCGCTGGCGCGTCATGGGCTGGGGCGATATTGCCCATATCTCGACCCTGGCGGCGGACGATATCGTGCCTTGA
- a CDS encoding SDR family oxidoreductase: MRHVFITGASSGLGQALAQHYAARGAIVGLVGRRESVLRDLAHRLPGTHHGYAVDVRDRAALHAAAADFITRCGGEVDGVIASAGISAGTLTDHGEDFDVFEAIVRTNLLATVATFEPFIAGMRRARAGHLVGIASVAGVRGLPGAGAYSASKAAVAVYCESLRNELAADGIRVTTIAPGYIRTPMTDGNPYRMPFLMEPGAFAARAAIAIERGRRYTVIPWQMGMVARLMRILPDAVYDRLARNAPRKPRQSPPGDS; this comes from the coding sequence ATGCGTCACGTGTTCATCACCGGTGCCAGCAGCGGACTGGGACAAGCCCTGGCGCAGCATTACGCGGCCCGCGGCGCCATCGTCGGTCTGGTCGGACGTCGTGAGTCGGTTCTGCGCGACCTCGCGCACCGTCTGCCTGGCACGCATCACGGCTACGCCGTCGACGTGCGCGACCGCGCGGCCTTGCATGCGGCGGCCGCCGATTTCATCACGCGCTGTGGCGGAGAGGTGGACGGCGTTATTGCCAGCGCGGGCATCAGCGCCGGCACGCTGACGGACCACGGCGAGGATTTCGACGTATTCGAAGCCATCGTCCGGACCAATCTGCTGGCCACGGTCGCCACCTTCGAGCCTTTTATCGCCGGCATGCGTCGCGCTCGCGCCGGCCACCTTGTCGGCATCGCCAGCGTGGCTGGCGTGCGCGGATTGCCTGGGGCGGGTGCCTACAGCGCCTCCAAGGCCGCCGTGGCGGTGTATTGCGAAAGCCTGCGCAACGAGCTGGCCGCCGACGGCATACGCGTTACGACCATCGCGCCGGGCTATATCCGCACGCCCATGACCGACGGCAACCCCTATCGCATGCCTTTCCTGATGGAGCCGGGTGCCTTTGCCGCGCGCGCCGCCATCGCGATCGAGCGCGGGCGCCGCTATACCGTGATTCCGTGGCAGATGGGGATGGTCGCGCGCTTGATGCGCATATTGCCGGACGCCGTTTACGATCGCCTGGCGCGCAATGCGCCACGCAAGCCCAGGCAGTCACCGCCGGGCGATTCCTGA